The genome window CTGCTCCTTGCTTTTGATTGTCAGTGGCATACCCCAGGCTTTGGGGTTCCTCCTGTAAGGGGTAAGAGAGCGTTTATTTTGGTCGGCGGACGCTCTCTCTTTATGTGTGCAAACTCATGGTAGTGCTACTATTGTTTAATATAAACTATTAATAACTACTTTTGTGTTACCCTTAAACTCTAAGTCGTAATTATGATTAAGGATGTAGTCATGGCTGACAATATGGCAACAGAAAAGATTCGGACATCTATTTATCTCAAAGAAGACCTTAAGAAGGAGCTTGAGCGCTTAGCCAAGGTTGAGCGCAGAAGCCTTAACAACCTGATTGAGATTCTGGTTGAGGACGCTATTGAAGAAGCCAAAAAGGAAGGCAAACTAACCCATGCAAGCAAGTGAAGGGGATACTCTAGCCAGGATTGAGGCACTGGTAGAGAAGAATGCAGAAGCTATTTCCAAGCATCAAAGCGGTCTAGACAAGGCAGAAACCCGATTTGATGCTTACGTTAAAGCTTCTGAGAGGGTTGAACGGCTGGCGACAACGATCATCATTACCGCTGGCACTGTTACTTTACTTTCTCCCTTGCTGCAATCCATCGCCCCAACCATCCGGGCATTCATCGGAGGTGCAGCATGACACAAGCTACTGA of Neosynechococcus sphagnicola sy1 contains these proteins:
- a CDS encoding ribbon-helix-helix domain-containing protein; its protein translation is MADNMATEKIRTSIYLKEDLKKELERLAKVERRSLNNLIEILVEDAIEEAKKEGKLTHASK